Sequence from the Natronomonas marina genome:
TTCCGACCAGTCGAAGGTCAGGACCGTCTACGGGCAGGTCGTCAAGGAGAAAGGGGTCGGCTGACGGACCGGGCGGGGTCGAGCGGCGGGCCGCCCGCCGACCGGGTTCGACAGTTGACGAAATCTCCGTCGACAAATCCTTATATCGGTCTCCCCTCCACCCGGACATGACCGACACCAGCGTGGGCATCGACGCCGTAGAGATTCACGCCGGCAAGCTAAAACTCGACCTCGCGGAGACGTTCGCACCCGCGATGGGCGACGACCCCGGCAAGTACACGAAGGGACTGGGGCTGTACGCCAGTTCGCTGCCGGATACCTACGAGGACATCGTGACGATGGGCGCGAACGCGGCCCACCGGCTGATGGAGCGGAAGGGACTGGAACCCGAAGACATCGGCCGCATCGACGTGGCAACCGAGTCGGCCTTCGACCACTCCAAGCCCGTCTCGACGTACATCGCGGGCTGTCTGGAGCAGGTCTTCGAGGGCGATTTCCACCACGCCAACAAGGGCGAGCGGAAGTTCGCCTGCGTCTCGGGCACCCAGAGCGTCGACGACGCCTACAACTGGATCCGGGCCGGGCGGAACCGCGGCCGCGCGGCGCTGGTGGTGGCGACCGACACCGCACTCTACGCCCGCGACGACCCCGGCGAGGCGACGCAGGGCGCCGGTGCCGTCGCCATGCTGATCGACGAAGACCCCGACTTCGTCGAGTTGTCGACCGAACAGGGGTACGGCAGCGCCGACGAGACGGACTTCCTCAAGCCACAGCAGCAGTTCCCCAGCGTCGACGGCAAGCGCTCGGTGAACGTCTACCTGGCGCGGATGCGGGAGGCGCTCGTCGACTACGAGTCCGTCGGCGGCGACATCCACCCCGACGACTTCCGGCTCGGCCCGTTCCACACGCCGTTCCCGGGCATGGTCCGGAAGGCTGCCGTGCTCGCCTACCGCCACATCACCCGCGACACCGAAATCGAGGAGGAACTCGCCGAGGAGATCGGCCGCCAGCCCCGTCCCGAGGCCTTCGACGACGAGGAGGCCTACACCGAGGCCCTCGGCGAGTACACGGACGCCCTGAAGGACACCGACCACTATCAGGGGTGGTACGACCGGACCATCGACCCGACGCTCGACCTCTCCCGTGAGGTCGGCAACTGGTACACCGGCTCCGTCCACGTCGCCCGCGTCTCCGGCATCAGGTCCCTCGTCGAGGACGGCGAGGACGCCGAAGGCGAGAAGCTGCTGGTCGGCTCGTACGGCTCCGGTGCCCAGGCCGAGATCCACGTCGAGACCATCCAGGAGAACTACGAATCGGAGATCGAGGCGCTGAACGTCGACGAGCAACTGGCGGCCCGCTACGACCTCTCGTTCGACGAGTACGAGGACGTCCACGACGCCCACAACTTCGACGAGGAGACCTCGGTCGAGGAGTTCACCGCACCGGACGGCGAGTTCGTCTTCGACGGCTGGGGCCGCATGGGCGAACGGAAGTACCGCTACGTCGAGTAGTCGGCAACTGAGCCCGACCGGACGCTTTTGTGGTCGCACCTCGTCCTCGGGGCATGTTCGCCGGGGGTGGACTGATCGAGTTTCTCAACAGCCCGGTCGGTATCGCGGTGCTGGCCGTCGCCGCCCTCCCCGTCACCGTCGGGGTCGGCTACCTCCTCGTCAGAATCGGCTTCCGTCTCGTGTCGGTCCTCGTCCGCCCGACGAGGCGGGTCGTCGGTCTCTTCCCCGAGGGACCCGCCGGCGTGGTCGCGGTCACGACGCTGCTCGTGACCGCGCTCGTCTTCGGCGTCGCCGCGCCCCTGCCGAACCGGGTCGGGACGCTCGGCGATGGCGGCGCCGGCGACACCGCCGGCGGCTTCCTCGAGACGGCGTTCGACGAACGGGACGGCGTCGTCCGGGCCGGCGACGGGACCGTCAGCCTGAGCCCGACGGGCTACGACCGGCCGGAGCCGGACACCGCCGGCGACCGCCTGAAAGACGCCTGGCTCCGGGCCGGCGAGACGCCCGGGGGCACCCCGCTACCGAACGGTTCGGTCGACCGACTGGACCTCTACGTGACCGTCGTCCACGGGTCGAACGTCGAACCGCTGACCGACCGGGACCGGCGCCATCTCCGGGAAATCTGGGCGACGATGCCGGTCCGGAACCCCGACGGCTCGACGGGCATCGACATCCACATCCGGTCCGGCGGCGAACTGGACCGGTCGGTGACCTTCGGCGTCGGCGACGGCTCCGACCACACCCGCTACTACACCGAAGAGCGGATGGGCCCGCGGCACTGCCGGTACCACCTCGTCGTGCTCGGCGAACCGACGGACGATGTCCACGGGTGGGGCACGACCCCCGGCTACAGCAGTTTCGTCACCGGCGTCCCCCTCGAGGAGCAGCGCGGCACCTACACCCACCGCGCCAGCGTGATGACCCACGAGTTGCTCCACAACGTCGTCGGCCACATCGACGACCCCAGTCTCCCGGACGGGGGCGCCCACACCCGCGAGGGGTGGCTCGCCGACGACGAGTACCTCTCGGCGGCGACCGCGGCGCAGTTGAACGAGACGCGGTTCCGGGGGTCGGGCTTCTACCAGCGCGAGATTTGTGGGGAAGATAGGTGAGGGGACCTCGCCGCCCCCGACCGGCCGGGGCG
This genomic interval carries:
- the hmgB gene encoding hydroxymethylglutaryl-CoA synthase — protein: MTDTSVGIDAVEIHAGKLKLDLAETFAPAMGDDPGKYTKGLGLYASSLPDTYEDIVTMGANAAHRLMERKGLEPEDIGRIDVATESAFDHSKPVSTYIAGCLEQVFEGDFHHANKGERKFACVSGTQSVDDAYNWIRAGRNRGRAALVVATDTALYARDDPGEATQGAGAVAMLIDEDPDFVELSTEQGYGSADETDFLKPQQQFPSVDGKRSVNVYLARMREALVDYESVGGDIHPDDFRLGPFHTPFPGMVRKAAVLAYRHITRDTEIEEELAEEIGRQPRPEAFDDEEAYTEALGEYTDALKDTDHYQGWYDRTIDPTLDLSREVGNWYTGSVHVARVSGIRSLVEDGEDAEGEKLLVGSYGSGAQAEIHVETIQENYESEIEALNVDEQLAARYDLSFDEYEDVHDAHNFDEETSVEEFTAPDGEFVFDGWGRMGERKYRYVE